Part of the Caulifigura coniformis genome, CACGACGTGTATGTCGCGGACGAGTGTTTCCTGACCGGGACGGCGGCGGAAGTGATTCCGGTCGTGGGCGTCGATGGTCGGATGATCGGCGACGGGAAGCCGGGGCCGGTCACGCAGGATCTGCGCCAGCGATTCCAGCGACTGACGCGGGGCGAACTCACGTTGTAACGACCCGGCTCCCGGTTAGTGGGAGCCAGGGCCGTCCGCACGGTGGCCAAATTCAGACCGGGGTGCGAATCCGGATCAGTGTCCGAAATCGGACGAGGCGGCGTTCGGCCTGTCGCCGAGGATGTCCTGGCGGCGCCGGGACTCGGCTTTGACGCCGAGCATCGTGAGCAGGACGAGCGCCGAAACGACGAGACCGCAGACGAGCAGGGCGACGCTGGGATCGACGCCCGCGCTGCGGACCTGGACGTTGGATCGGAGGCGTTCTCGGGACATCGGATCGTTTCTGGAGGAAGGCAGCCGGAAGTCTCTGATCCCGTGCAGCGTCCATACCGTGGGCCGGGCGATCGGGAGTCGTGCCGGAACCTTGGAAAAGAGCGGGGCGCAGCCTGCGGGGCGCGCACAGGCTGTTTCGATTTCTGAACATCGGCGCCAATCTTCCGAAGCGCCGATTCCGGCCGAAATCGGAGAGTCCTTCGTCGTCAAGGCCCTTGAGGGTGCGCTATAATCGGTTGGCGCGTCGACGGCGCGTCTCTACGGCCCCGCGGAAGGACGGACTATCGTGGCGAATACGATCATCGACGACTACGAGCTCGTGAACTGCCTGGCCACGGGCAATATTTCACAGATCTGGGAAGTGAAGCAGGTCTCGTCGAGCCAGACTTTCGCGATGAAGCTGCTGCTGCCGGAAGCGCTCGCGGACGCCGATCACAAGGCGTCGCTCAAGCACGAAGCGTCGGTGGGGAAGAGGTTCGACCACCCCAACATCATCCGCATTCTCGACCTGAAGCTCTCCAAGAAGCACGGCTACTTCACGATGGAGTACTTCCGGGCTCCGAACCTGAAGTCGATGCTGCGGAGCGACCTGACGGGCGCTCGGGTGCGCGTGAAGAAGCTGATGGAATGCGTCACCCAGGCCCTGGCCCACATCCATGAAAAGGGATGGGTGCACCGCGACGTGAAGCCGGACAACATCCTCATCAGCAAAGGATCGGAAATCCGCGTCATCGACTTTTCGCTGGCGGCTCCCCCCAAGGGGGGAGTGGGGCGTCTCCTCCACAGCAGGAAGGGGGCCGTCATTTCAGGCACGAAGACCTATCTACCTCCCGAGTTAATCCAGCGCGAGCCGCTGGGGATTGCCGCCGATATCTACAGTCTGGGAGTGACGCTCTACGAAGTGCTGTGCGGACGCCCGCCGTTCATCAGCGGGAATCCGAACGAACTGCTGATGATGCATGTGCGCGACAGGCCCGAGAAGCCGTCGGGCTGGAACGATAACGTGACGCCCGAGTGTGATGCGCTCGTGCTGTCGATGCTGGCCAAGAAGCCGAAGGACCGCCCCGCGAACATGCAGGAGATCTTCGCGGCAGTCCGGAACCTGAAGTTCTTCAAGGTTGAGGCGGACGACTACGCAAAGCAGAAGGCCTCCCAGAAGGAAGAAGACTTTTCCAAGAGCCTGAGCGCGCGGCTCGACAGCCGCGTTGATGCCGGCCGAACCGACGAGGAGAAGGCGTTCGTCGCTGCGGAGGCCAAGAGAATCGCCACTGAAAAAGCGGCGATGCTCGACGCAGCAAAACGGCGGCTGGCGAAGAAGGGGAGTTCGAGCACCCCGGTTCCCGCAAAGCCCGGCGCCGCCGCGGCGGCCCCACAGTCGCCCGCTCCGATGCCAATGCCGATGCCCGTGGCGCCGCCGGCATACGGCTACCCGCCGGGCTACCCGCAGCCGATGATGCCGGGTTACGCCCCGATGCCTGGGATGCCGATGCCCGGCATGCCCGGCGCAGGAATGCCGATGCCCGGTATGCCGGGTTACGCCCCAATGCCTGGGATGCCCATGCCGGGCATGGCGCCAGGAATGATGCCCGGCGCCCAGATGCCGGGGATGCCTCCCGGAGCGATGCCCGGTTTCCCGGCGGCTCCGCTGCGTCCTCCCCTGGCGCCGGCCCCCCTGCCTCCTTCCGCGAAGGCAGCGCCCGCGCCCCAGCCCGCGAAGCCCGCCGAAGAGATTCCGCTGATGGAAGAGCTTCCGGACGTGCTCTGAGGCATCCCGATTGGGGCGACGCCTGCTACACTCTGCCCCGATCAACCTGCGCGCCGCGTCGAGGCCCGGCCGCTCCACAATCTCCTGACATCGCCGGGGCTTCCTGCACGGAGGAGCCAGGGCGCCACGATTCGCATGGCCGCATTGAATCCACTCCCCTTCGAGAAGCCGATTTTCGACCTCGAAGCCCAGATCGAGCAGCTGGAACGCCAGCCCCATTCGTCGGACGAATTGAAGGAGTCGATCCGGCAACTTCGTCTCGAACTCGTGCGTCGCACGCGCGAAATCTACGAAGGACTGAAGCCCTGGGAAGTGGTCAGCGTGGCGCGGCATCCCAACCGTCCGCAGACGATGGATTACGTCGAGCTGATCTTCGACGAGTTCGTCGAACTGCACGGCGATCGGGCGTTCGGCGACGACCGCGCGATCCTCTCGGGGCTGGCCCGCATCGATGACCAGAAGGTGGTCTTCATCGGTCAGCACAAGGGACGGAACCTCGATGAGCGGATCGAGCACAACTACGGAATGGCGCATCCCGAGGGGTATCGCAAGGCCCTGCTCCGGATGGAGATGGCCGCGAAGTACCACCTGCCGGTCGTCTGCTTCATCGACACCGCGGGAGCGTATCCCGGCATCGGCGCCGAAGAGCGCGGCCAGGCCTACCAGATCGCGCTCAACCTGCGGGAGATGTCCCGCGTCAAGACGCCGATCGTGTGCATCGTGATCGGCGAAGGCGGCTCGGGCGGCGCTCTCGGAATTGGCATCGGCGATCATGTCGCCGTTCTGCAGTATGCGTACTACTCGGTCATCAGCCCGGAAGGCTGCGCCGGCATTCTCTGGAAGCATCCGAAGTTCGCCGACAAGGCCGCGGACGCCCTGCGCTTCACGGCGAAGGATCTGCTGCAGTTCGGCGTGGTGGATGAAGTGATCGCCGAGCCGCTCGGCGGCGCGCATCGCGATCATCGTCGCATGGCCATTTCGCTCAAGGCGTCGATCCTGCAGGCGCTCAAGCAACTGCGCCCGCTGTCGCTCGAGCAGGTTCTCGACCGGCGTTACGAGAAGTTTCGCCGGATCGGCATGTTCGAAGAGAACGCCGCGGAGATCGTCGCGGCGGAAGCCGGCTGAAGCGAGTTCGCCGCGACGCGCAACAGGGGCCGTTCTTCTGCATGAGAGCACACCATGGTTCGCGCACTTGTCGTCTTCCTCGTTGTTGTCGGCGTTCCCTGCTGTCACCTGTCCGCCGCCGATCCGCAGCCGTGGAGGAAAGCGATCGAGGAGCTTCAGGCCCGGCCGGAATACCGGCATTCGCACTGGGGCATACTGGTCGCTGATCTCAAGACCGGTGACACCGTTTTCGAGATGAACAGCGACAAGCTGTTCGCGCCGGCGTCCGTCACGAAGCTGTTCAGCGTCTCGGCGGCATGGGCCGAACTGGGACCGGACCACCGGTTTTACACTCCGGTGTTCCGCCGCGGGGAAGTGGTCGACGGCGGCCGCCTGGAAGGGGATCTGATTCTCCAGTCGGTCGGCGATCTGACGCTCGGCGGACGGACGACTCCCGAGGGTCGGATCGCGTTCCGCAACGTCGACCATACGTACGCCAACGGCAATCACTCCGCGCAGCTCGTGGAGGAAGATCCGCTGGCGGGGGTGCGATCGTTGGCGCGGCAGGTGAAACAATCGGGCATCGCCCGGATCACCGGCGAGATCCTGGTGGATGACCGGCTGTTCGACTCCGCTCCGAGCACCGGGAGTGGTCCGACGCGGGTCACTCCGGTGCTCCTCAACGACAATGTCCTCGACATCCTGGTGACGCCGGCGGAAGCGGGGCAGCCGGCGAGGGTCGCCACGCGTCCCGAGGGGTCGGTCATTCGCGTCGACTCACTGGTCGAAACGATCGCGGCGGACGGCAAGGTGAATCTTCGCTACTTTTGGGGCGGCCCGGGGCGTGTTGTGGTCCGCGGAGAGATTCCGGCCGGCCGGCCGCCGGTCGTGAAGGTGCTCGAATGGGGCGATCCCGACTTCACGCTGCGGGCGGCGTTCATCGACTCACTCAGGGCCGAGGGCGTGACGGTCGACGCGAGCGCGTTCGTGCCGCAGCGCTCCGGAAGCCTGCCGCCGGCTGCGTGGTATTCCGGCGCTCCGCTGGTGGCGTCTCTCGAGTCGCCGACGTTCGCCGAAAACGCGCGGCTGATTTTGAAGGTCAGCCACAACCTGCATGCCAGCACGCTGCCGCTGCTCCTGGCCGCCCGGCGCGGACGGCGCACGCTCTCTGAGGGGCTCCAGGTGGAGGGTGAGATTCTCGCCCGTCTGGGGGTCGACCGGGACACGATTTCTTTCGGAGGAGGAGCAGGGGGAGACAGGGCCGATTTCGTGACTCCGCGGGCAACGCTTCAGCTGCTCCGATCGTGGTCGGTCCGTCCTGATTTCGATCGCTTCCGGGACTGCCTGCCGATCCTGGGTGTCGACGGGACGCTGGCGACGATTGGCGTCGACAGCCCGGCCAAAGGGAAAGTTTTTGCGAAGACCGGCACGCTCTACTGGGACAACCTGTTGAACGACCGGACCGTCCTGACGGCCAAGGGACTGGCGGGCTACATCGACGCGGCGAGCGGCCGGAAGCTGGCCTTCGCGTTCTTCGTCGGCATGACCCATTTGCCGAACTCGGAGGCGACGGTGCGGGAGGGCAAGACGCTGGGCCAGCTGGCGGAGATCTTCCAGCAGGCCTTCTGATGGCCCGGCGGCAATCAGCGTGAATCCCTCGGAAAACCCCCATCCCAAGGGAACATAACGGACATTATCGGACGTTGGAGAACAGGTCTTTTCGGGATGTCACACGGCTCTTGCGGCCGTGCGACCCCTTCGCCTCGCTGCCCGGCTGTGGGCCGCGGCGCTTGTCGACATGGTCTCTCGCCTGGTCATGAATCCTCTGTTCGCGGCTGTGTCGGAGTGATCGCTCGAAGGTGGGCCGGACGGATCGGATTCGATCGGCGGCGTGCCTCGGGCGCCGCGATCCGGGATTCCGGATGCGGGTTCGTTCTCCCCCTGCCGGAAATGTGATACGAACCGATCCGGGGGTGCAAGCCCCTCCCTCGGGCCACCCCTCGCCCCGGTCACGGTCGACCTGGCGGCGGCGCCTGAAACTGGATCAGCAGAAGCGAGTCAGGAATGAGTTTCCCGGAAGTCAGCCAGCAGCTCGAAGTCATCCGCCGCGGCGTCGAGAAGATCGTGCCCGAAGCGGAGCTGGCGGACCGTCTGAAGAAGAGCCGGGAGACCGGGACGCCCCTGCGGGTGAAATACGGAATCGACCCGACCGGGATCGACGTCCACCTGGGGCATACCGTCCCTCTGAGGAAGCTCCGGCAGTTCCAGGACCTCGGGCACCAGGCGGTCATCATCATCGGGAACGCCACGGCGATGGTGGGCGATCCCAGCGGCCGGGATCACGCGAGGGCCAAACGTCTCTCGGCCGAGGATGTCGAAGCGAATGCCCGCGACTACCTGACCCAGGTGGGAAAGGTCGTCGACCTCTCGAAGGCCGAGGTGCACCGGAACGGCGACTGGTTCGGGAAGATGTCGTTTGCGGACATCCTGAACCTGTGCGGCAAGGTGACCGTCGCTCAGCTGCTGACCCGGGACGACTTCGCCAAGCGAATGGCGGCCAGCTCGCCGATCTTCCTGCACGAGTGCCTGTACCCGATCATGCAGGCCTGGGACTCGGTGATGATCCGTTCGGACATCGAGCTCGGCGGGACCGAGCAGCTGTACAGTTTCATGCTCGCCCGCGATCTCCAGCGCGACGCCGGACTGCCCGAGCAGATTGGCGTGATGTCTCCGATCCTCGTGGGCCTCGACGGCGTCCGCAGGATGGGGAAGAGCCTCGGGAACTACATCGGCATCCACGAGCCGGCCTACGAGATGATGAAGAAGTTCATGCAGCTTCCGGATGCCTGCATGAGAATGTTCTACGAACTGCTGACCCAGGTTCCGCTGCCTGAGATCGAAACGCTGCTCGCGGGGCACCCGAAAGAGTGCAAGTTGACGCTCGGCCGGCTTGTCATCGCGCAGTACCACGGCGAAGCGGCCGCCGAGGAAGCGGCCGCGCGGTGGCAGCGTGAGATTTCAGACGGGGCGCTGCCGGCCGACATTCCGACGGCGACCCTGTCGCGGAGCACGCTCCAGGGGGACGGAATGCTGGCGGCCCACCTGCTCAAGTCTCTGGGCCTGTGTTCATCGACCAGCGAGGCGCGCCGCGCCATTCAGCAGGGAGGCGCGTTCACCGGCGAAGAGAAGACTCCGCTGACCGCTCACGACCAGGTGGTTCCGCTCTCGACCGGGCTGCTGGTGTGGGTCGGCAAGAAACGCGTGAAGCGGATCGAGCTCGTCGATTGATCAACACTCCGCGATGACTCACTCGTCTGCAATACCGGAAGGAACGAACGCGAACGGCGACGCCGCCTATCGCGCAGCGATGGACTACATCCTGCTGCGGCTGAACTACGAACGCGTTTCACACGATTCGTACAGCGTCGAAGACTTTCGTCTCGCACGCATGGCCCGACTGCTCGAGCTCCTGGGCCAGCCTCAGGCGACCCTGCCCGTCGTTCACGTGGCCGGCACCAAGGGGAAGGGTTCCACGTCCGCAATGCTGGCGTCGATGCTGCGGGCCGCGGGCCTGCGGGTCGGCCTGTTCACCTCGCCGCACATCGTGCGTTTCGAAGAACGGATGACGATCAACGGCGTCGAGCCCTCGGCGGAAGAGATCGTCTCGCTTGTCGCGCGGATCCGGCCGGCCGTCGAAACGCTCGTTGAGGAGATGCCTCCGGGCCCCACATACTTCGAGGTGACGACTGCCCTCGCCTGGCTGCACTTCCAGTCGTCTCGCTGCGACATCGCGGTGATGGAAGTGGGGCTGGGGGGACGCCTCGATTCCACCAACCTCTGCAATCCGGTCTGCTGCATCATCACGAGCATCAGCCGCGACCACATGCGACTTCTCGGCGACACGCTGCCGAAGATCGCCGCCGAGAAAGCAGGGATCATCAAGCCCGGTGTGCCGGTCATCTCCGGGGCCGAACAGCCGGAAGTCGTCGAGGTGATTTCGAAGACGGCCGACCGCGCCGGCGCGCCGCTCTATCGCCTGTCGAAGGAGATCGGACTGGCTGTCGGCGACATCGACGCATCGCGCGAACTTCCGCAGCACCGGGCAACAGTGGAAACGCCCTGGGGACGTCACAACGCTCTGAAAACTCCCCTCCCCGGCGCTCACCAGTGTCGGAATCTTGCCCTCGCCGTGACGGCCTTCGATCTGCTGAATCACTCGTGGAGAACTCTGGATTCCGGGGCGATTGCCCGCGGCCTCGACAGCCTCCGCTGGCCGTTGCGCATCGAAGAAGTGCGACGCAATCCGAGGGTGATCCTCGACAGCGCGCACAACGACGCGTCGGCCGCGGCGCTATGCGCGACGCTCGAACCTCTGCAGGCGTCACGCCGAGTGCTGATCTACGCGACGTCGCGTGATAAAGACGCCGCGTCGATGCTGAAGATCTTCAATCGCGGCTTCGACGAGGTGATCCTGACTCGCTACATCCACAATCCGCGTGCGCTGCCGGTCGACCTGCTCGCCCAGCTCGCGGCCCAGGAACTGTCGATCCCCTGGTCCACCGCTCCCGATCCGCAGGCCGCATGGAATGCGGCGCTCAAGGCGGTCGATTCCCACGGGCTGATCTGCGTCAGTGGGTCGGTGTTCCTCGCTGCGGAGATGCAGCCAATCGCCGGAGGCCTGGAATGAGTCGGGCCGGTGGAAGCGGCTGGCTGGTCGCCATCGGGCCCGCGCTGTTCATCGCGGTGGCCTGTGCCTTCGTCGGAGACTTCACCGCCGGTTGGGCCCTGGCGATGGCCCTGCTCGCAGTCGTCGTCGGCGCGATCGGACGGCTCGTCGCCGGCAGGGAATCCGCCTCGTTCGAGCCGGGCGACGCGCCCCCTTCGAGGCCGGCGGCCCGCCCTCTCACGCGCCCGTCGGCCGAACTGTTCGAGGCCGTCCTAGGGACAATGATCGACGGCGTCGTTGTCGCCAATCGGTCCCAGAGCCTGCTCTACGTCAACCGGGCGGCCCGCAACCTTCTCGACCTCGGAGAAAAGTCGGTCGCGGGACGGCTGATTTCCGAAGTGTCGCGCTCGGCCCAGCTGCAGGAAGTCATCGAGACCGCGCTCTCGACCCGCCTGCACCAGCGCACCGAGCTGCAGCTGATCCGGCAGAAGCTGACGCTCGCCGTCTCGGTCGCCCCGCTCGATCTCGAGCCGGCAGGCGGAGTGCTGATCGTCCTGCACGACGTCACTGAACTCCGCCGGCTGGAACGGATGCGACGCGAGTTCGTCTCGAATGTGTCGCACGAACTCAAGACTCCTCTCACCTCGATCCAGGCATATGCGGAAACGCTCCTGAGCGGGGGTCTTGAAGACGACGCGAACAATCGGAAGTTCGTCGAACGCATCCAGGAACAGGCCGAGCGACTGCAGACGCTGATTCTCGACCTCCTTCGGCTGGCGAGAATCGAGTCGGACGAGGTCGCGTTCGAGATCCGCGCCGTCGATGTCGGGGACATCGTGCTCGACTGCGTTCGAGACCGGCAGGACCTCGCGACGGCGAAAGGGCTATCCCTGGTCACGAAGTCTCCCGATGGTCCGATCATGGCCACCGCCGAGGCCGAGGGACTCTCAACGATTCTGAGCAACCTCGTCGACAACGCGATCAACTACACCCCTTCCGGGGGGCGGGTGGAGATCGAATGGAGTCAGCCCGGCGAAGAAGTCGTGATCTCCGTGACGGACACGGGAGTCGGCATTCCGCTGGAGCATCAGCCGCGCGTTTTCGAGCGGTTCTATCGTGTGGATCGCGCGCGGTCTCGCGAACTGGGAGGGACGGGCCTCGGCCTGTCGATTGTGAAGCATCTCGTGCACGCGTTTCGCGGACGCATCGAACTGGAAAGCCAGCAGGGACGCGGAAGCCGGTTCACAATCTGGCTGCCGGCCGGAGAGTCCGAAACGCGTTCCCTCCCCCGTTCGTGAACGCAATCCATTGAAAGGCACGGAATTGGAGATTGTGACCGTCTCCAGGAGTGGACGCGAAACTCGCCATCCCTTCGCGGGATCTTAACAATTGCCTCCTATACCAGACCGGGAAACGGGCCGTCGGCCCGGTGCACTGCATGTTGTCCGATCGGGTTTCCAGATGAATTTCGGCATCCAGGTTCGTCGCGCGTTGATTGCCGTCGTCGGGGCATGCGTCATTTCCGCCTGCGGCTGCACCGTGCGTGTGGCAGATGCGGAGGGGCGAAAGGCGTCCTCGGGCGACCAGATTGCCGGGACGATCCTGATCGACGGTTCGAGCACGGTTTACCCGATTACCCAGGCGATTTCCGAAGCGTTCAGCGGCCTTCATCAGGACGTCCAGGCTCCGGTCGGAAGCGGCGGAACCTCCAGTGGATTCAAGAAGCTGATCCAGGGCGAGATCGACATCGCCGGCGCCTCGCGCCCGATCACGGCGAAGGAGTCGGACGCCCTGAAGGCGAAAGGAATCGAAGTCCTCGAGCTGGAAGTCGCGCTCGACGGCATTTCGATCGTCGTGAATCCCGGCAACGACTGGTGCTCTGCCCTGACCGTCAAACAGCTCCACCAGATCTGGAATCCCGACAACGGCGCCCGACGCTGGCGCGACCTCGATCCCGCCTGGCCCGAGACCGAGATCAAACTTTTCGGGGCCGGGACGAATTCCGGAACCTTTGAATACTTCACGGAAGTCGTGAACGGCAAGAAAGGTGTCAGTCGATCCGACTACAGCCAGAGCGAAGACGACAATCAGCTCGTGATCGGCATCGCTGGCGATCAGCACTCACTCGGGTATTTTGGGTACTCGTATTTCGATGAAAACCGGGATCGGCTGAAGATCGTGAAGATCGCTGCGGGTGACGACATCGCTGCGGCGATTGAGCCGTCGAAGGCCACCATCGAGGGCGGAACCTACACGCCACTGTCGCGTCCGGTTTATATCTACGTTTCGAGGAAGTCGCTGACCCGCAGGGAAGTCGCCGAGTTTGTGCGGTTTTACCTGTCCGATGAAGGTCAGAAACTGGTGGAAACGGCGCACTGCATTCCCCTGCACGCTGACCGGCTGAAGGAACAGCGAAAACGGCTCGACGAGGCCATCGCCACGTCGAGCCTCGCCGCAAACTGAAGGTTGTCCGCGGATCTCCCAGCCGATTTCATGTCCTCCTCCCTGCCATCCCCGGCCCTTCCCGCGCCCGTCGACGCTCGACACCTGCAGCGCCGTCTGACGGGCCGCCGCTTCCTGGAATGGATCATCCAGTCGCTGCTGTTCCTGTGCGCGCTGGCTTCAATCCTGACGACCCTCGGCATCCTCTACATGCTGGCGTCGGAAACGATCTATTCGGCGAACCCGGACGACCCGGCCTTCTTCCAGCAGGTTTCGCTGGCGGAGTTCTTCGGCGACACCGCCTGGCGGCCCAACTTCGAACCCGCGCGATTCGGAATCTGGCCTCTCCTCAGCGGCACTTTCCTGATCACGACAATCGCCGGGTTCGTCGGCCTGCCCATCGGCATCCTGAGCGCCATCTACCTCAGCGAATATGCGAAGGCCAGGACCCGGACCTGGGTGAAACCCGCCCTGGAACTGCTCGCGGGTGTTCCCACGATCGTTTACGGCTATTTCGGACTGATGTTCGTGACGCCTTACATCATCAACCCGCTCTTCAGCCAGCTGCTGGGCTTCGAAGTTCAGGGGTTGAATGCGCTCAGCGGCGGCATCGTGGTCGGGCTGATGCTGATTCCGATGGTCTGCTCGCTCAGTGAAGACGCCCTGCGGGCCGTTCCCCGGAGTCTGCGGGAGGCCGGTTACGCCCTCGGATCCACGAAGTTCGACGTCTCGGTGAAGGTCGTCGTGCCCGCGGCCTTCTCGGGGATCGTGGCCTCCTTCCTGCTGGCCCTGTCGCGAGCCGTCGGCGAGACGATGGCCGTCGCGATCGCGGCGGGTAACCGTCCCACGTTGACGCTGAACCCTCTGGAGAGCACTCAGACGATGACGAGCTTCATCGTCAACATGACAATGGGGGACGTGAGCGCCGGAACGATCACCTACAAGAGCCTCTTCGCAGTCGCCACCTGCCTGTTCCTGGTGACGCTGGTGATGAACGTGATTTCCCAATGGGTCATGCAGCGGTATCGGGAGACGTACCAATGACCTCTCCCCTTCCGCCCTCCGCCGGGCATTCACAGCCCGTGCGTGGATCGAATTCCCTCGATCGCTCGTCGCGCGAAGGCTGGCTCTTCGAGGCCTCCTGTCGCGCTGCGGCCTGGTCGAGCTTCGCTTTCCTCGCCGTTATCCTGGGAACGATTTTCTACGAGGCCAGCGGCGCGCTGACCTGGCGGTTCCTGACAAGCTTCGACTCGGCCCATCCCGATCGGGCCGGCATCCTGGCTGGCCTGTGGGGTTCGTTCTGGCTGGTCCTGCTCACGGGCCTGATCTCGATTCCGCTGGGAGTCGGAGCGGCCATCTTCCTCGAGGAATACGCCTCCGATACCTGGATCGTCCGTATCATCCGGACGAACCTCGCGAATCTCGCCGGCGTTCCGTCGGTCGTTTATGGACTGCTCGGCCTCGCGGCCTTCGTGCGGGCGTTCGGCCTCTTCGATACGAATGGTCCGCTGCACCGGATGACGGGCATGGACATCGAAGGCGTCACCATCGCGGGAGTCGATATCCCGCTGCCGTTCGGCCGGTCGATCTTTTCGGGGGCATTGACGCTCGCCCTGCTGCTGTTGCCGACAATCATCGTGGCGTCGCAGGAGGCTCTGCGGGGCGTCCCGTCGACCATCCGGCATGCGGCGCTCGCGCTCGGCGCGACGCGCTGGCAGACCATCAGCGGACAGGTGTTGCCCTCTGCCCTGCCGGGGATTGTGACGGGCGTGATCCTCGCACTCTCCCGCGCCATCGGAGAGACCGCCCCGTTGATCGTGGCCGGCGCGTTTACGTTCGTGAACTATGCCCCCGGACGGATCGATTCGCCGGCCAAGGTGTTCACCAACCCGGCCGGTGTGCTCGAAGCACCGTTCTCCAGTTACACGGTGATTCCCATGCAGGTCTACAGCTGGATCGAGAAGCCGCAGCCGGCGTTCCACCAGCTCGCCTCGGCGGGCATTCTCGTGCTGCTCGGCCTGCTGCTCGTGATGAACGGTATCGCGGTTTACATCCGGTTCCGATCCCAGAAACATATGAAATGGTGACCCCCAGAGGGGCTCCTTCCATCATGCCGACACTGACGCCCAACGCAGGATCCCGGAAACTCGAGTCCATGCCTTCGTATACCGACGTGGTGAAAGATCGACAGCCCTCGACGGCCGCCGGTCCGCAGCCGACGAAGATCGAAACCCGCGGTCTCAATTTCTTCTACGGGGAACGTCAGGCGCTCTTCGACATCTCGCTGGCGATTCCGGAACGTTCGGTGATGGCCTTCATCGGTCCGTCCGGCTGCGGCAAGAGCACCTTCCTGCGGACGCTGAACCGCATGAACGACATTGTCGAAGGCTCGCGGCACACGGGTGAAGTGCTCCTGGAAGGAGTCGACATCTACGCGCCGCAGATCGACGTGGTGGCCCTGCGCAAACGCGTGGGCATGGTGTTCCAGAAATCGACTCCCTTCCCCAAGTCGATCTTCGACAATATCGCCTACGGTCCGAAAGTGGCCGGTGAACGGGACCGGCGGAAGCTCACGTCGATCGTCGAATCGTCGCTGCAGCGCGCGGGCCTGTGGGAGGAAGTGAAAGACCGGATGAACTCGTCGGCCCTGGCGCTCTCAGGCGGTCAGCAGCAGCGGCTGTGTATCGCGCGGGCGTTGGCCACGAGCCCCGACGTCCTCCTGATGGACGAGCCGGCCTCCGCGCTCGATCCGGCGAGCACCGCCCGCGTGGAGGACCTGATCTTCGAGCTCAAAGAGAACTACACGATCGTGATCGTGACCCACAACATGCAGCAGGCCGCGCGCATCAGCGATTCCACCGCGTTCTTCTACCAGGGGCAGCTCATCGAAGTCGGACGGACCCGGGAGCTGTTCACCAAGC contains:
- a CDS encoding PstA family ABC transporter permease, which encodes MTSPLPPSAGHSQPVRGSNSLDRSSREGWLFEASCRAAAWSSFAFLAVILGTIFYEASGALTWRFLTSFDSAHPDRAGILAGLWGSFWLVLLTGLISIPLGVGAAIFLEEYASDTWIVRIIRTNLANLAGVPSVVYGLLGLAAFVRAFGLFDTNGPLHRMTGMDIEGVTIAGVDIPLPFGRSIFSGALTLALLLLPTIIVASQEALRGVPSTIRHAALALGATRWQTISGQVLPSALPGIVTGVILALSRAIGETAPLIVAGAFTFVNYAPGRIDSPAKVFTNPAGVLEAPFSSYTVIPMQVYSWIEKPQPAFHQLASAGILVLLGLLLVMNGIAVYIRFRSQKHMKW
- the pstB gene encoding phosphate ABC transporter ATP-binding protein PstB, which codes for MPSYTDVVKDRQPSTAAGPQPTKIETRGLNFFYGERQALFDISLAIPERSVMAFIGPSGCGKSTFLRTLNRMNDIVEGSRHTGEVLLEGVDIYAPQIDVVALRKRVGMVFQKSTPFPKSIFDNIAYGPKVAGERDRRKLTSIVESSLQRAGLWEEVKDRMNSSALALSGGQQQRLCIARALATSPDVLLMDEPASALDPASTARVEDLIFELKENYTIVIVTHNMQQAARISDSTAFFYQGQLIEVGRTRELFTKPKEKQTEDYITGRFG
- the pstC gene encoding phosphate ABC transporter permease subunit PstC — protein: MSSSLPSPALPAPVDARHLQRRLTGRRFLEWIIQSLLFLCALASILTTLGILYMLASETIYSANPDDPAFFQQVSLAEFFGDTAWRPNFEPARFGIWPLLSGTFLITTIAGFVGLPIGILSAIYLSEYAKARTRTWVKPALELLAGVPTIVYGYFGLMFVTPYIINPLFSQLLGFEVQGLNALSGGIVVGLMLIPMVCSLSEDALRAVPRSLREAGYALGSTKFDVSVKVVVPAAFSGIVASFLLALSRAVGETMAVAIAAGNRPTLTLNPLESTQTMTSFIVNMTMGDVSAGTITYKSLFAVATCLFLVTLVMNVISQWVMQRYRETYQ
- a CDS encoding PstS family phosphate ABC transporter substrate-binding protein, which gives rise to MNFGIQVRRALIAVVGACVISACGCTVRVADAEGRKASSGDQIAGTILIDGSSTVYPITQAISEAFSGLHQDVQAPVGSGGTSSGFKKLIQGEIDIAGASRPITAKESDALKAKGIEVLELEVALDGISIVVNPGNDWCSALTVKQLHQIWNPDNGARRWRDLDPAWPETEIKLFGAGTNSGTFEYFTEVVNGKKGVSRSDYSQSEDDNQLVIGIAGDQHSLGYFGYSYFDENRDRLKIVKIAAGDDIAAAIEPSKATIEGGTYTPLSRPVYIYVSRKSLTRREVAEFVRFYLSDEGQKLVETAHCIPLHADRLKEQRKRLDEAIATSSLAAN
- a CDS encoding sensor histidine kinase, with protein sequence MSRAGGSGWLVAIGPALFIAVACAFVGDFTAGWALAMALLAVVVGAIGRLVAGRESASFEPGDAPPSRPAARPLTRPSAELFEAVLGTMIDGVVVANRSQSLLYVNRAARNLLDLGEKSVAGRLISEVSRSAQLQEVIETALSTRLHQRTELQLIRQKLTLAVSVAPLDLEPAGGVLIVLHDVTELRRLERMRREFVSNVSHELKTPLTSIQAYAETLLSGGLEDDANNRKFVERIQEQAERLQTLILDLLRLARIESDEVAFEIRAVDVGDIVLDCVRDRQDLATAKGLSLVTKSPDGPIMATAEAEGLSTILSNLVDNAINYTPSGGRVEIEWSQPGEEVVISVTDTGVGIPLEHQPRVFERFYRVDRARSRELGGTGLGLSIVKHLVHAFRGRIELESQQGRGSRFTIWLPAGESETRSLPRS